Proteins encoded together in one Lagopus muta isolate bLagMut1 chromosome 3, bLagMut1 primary, whole genome shotgun sequence window:
- the LOC125690546 gene encoding uncharacterized protein LOC125690546 → MIKQRAKQELQGQLGAPMDEKKLMPRYNCNVSEVTIVNPTIILPKEKPGSEHRNPGVHPPSPRMSEKKIAQGDKKLWPEKVKREGSLSPSLHRANESYSTENVTLKRPVKLAPLEIPVEVKEAQLQKIMSIQREAQMAAQKLTAISSISNEPHVKRVKNLAQGELENLHKIKLSEKAATENKDDPLSPKSSKPLGEIQIILPPDTGSKSTKQPGVEETPRTLHKASIPTLQVDVHEESSSPDSISDPYQNNCRRRFRVRHMKEQQEDQGKAKPLKVTDSSVGEGKKKSAGQRTQKTLSDASKLIENVAKRQKERGAQKEETDEASIVKRQSTRRMALGDIIQVDED, encoded by the coding sequence gGTGCACCAATGGATGAGAAAAAGCTGATGCCCAGATATAACTGCAATGTTAGTGAAGTTACCATTGTGAACCCTACAATTATCCTGCCAAAAGAGAAGCCAGGAAGCGAACACAGAAACCCTGGTGTCCATCCTCCTTCACCCAGGATGTCAGAGAAGAAGATAGCCCAGGGAGATAAAAAGTTGTGGCCAGAGAAGGTAAAGAGAGAGGGGTCTTTGTCTCCCAGCCTGCACCGTGCAAATGAGTCATATAGCACAGAGAATGTTACCCTGAAGAGGCCAGTGAAGTTGGCTCCTCTGGAGATCCCAGTAGAAGTGAAAGAAGCCCAGCTTCAAAAGATTATGAGCATCCAGAGAGAAGCTCAAATGGCTGCTCAGAAGTTGACAGCTATTAGCTCCATCAGCAATGAACCCCATGTAAAAAGAGTGAAGAATCTGGCCCAGGGGGAGCTGGAAAACCTTCATAAGATAAAGCTGAGTGAGAAGGCTGCTACGGAAAATAAGGATGATCCCCTTTCCCCTAAAAGCAGCAAGCCCTTGGgagaaatacaaattattttgcCTCCAGACACAGGCTCAAAATCGACTAAGCAACCAGGTGTTGAAGAGACTCCCAGGACACTTCATAAGGCATCAATTCCCACTCTCCAGGTGGATGTACATGAAGAGTCTAGCAGCCCTGACAGCATCTCTGATCCTTACCAGAACAATTGTCGCCGCCGATTCAGAGTAAGGCACatgaaagagcagcaggaagaccAGGGGAAAGCCaaacccttaaaggtcacagattCCAGtgtgggagaagggaagaagaaatctgCAGGTCAGCGAACACAAAAAACCCTCAGTGACGCAAGCAAGCTCATTGAGAATGTGGccaaaaggcagaaggaaagaggagcacagaaagaggaaacagaCGAAGCTTCCATTGTAAAGAGACAGTCTACTCGAAGGATGGCCTTAGGAGACATCATCCAGGTGGATGAAGACTGA